The following proteins are co-located in the Citrobacter freundii ATCC 8090 = MTCC 1658 = NBRC 12681 genome:
- the fecA gene encoding TonB-dependent Fe(3+) dicitrate receptor FecA — translation MTPLRVFRKTTPLVNAIRLSLLPLAGLSLSAFAAQIDIAPGSLDKALNQYAARSGITLSVDASLTRGKQSNGLHGDYDVESGLQQLLNGSGLQVKPLGNNSWTLEHAPTPQEDSLTVVGDWLGDARENDVFEHAGARDVIRREDFAKTGATTMREVLNRIPGVTAPENNGTGSHDLAMNFGIRGLNPRLASRSTVLMDGIPVPFAPYGQPQLSLAPVSLGNMDAIDVVRGGGAVRYGPQSVGGVVNFVTRAIPQDFGIEAGMEGQLSPTSSQNNPKETHNLMVGGTADNGFGTALLYSGTRGSDWREHSATRIDDLMLKSKYAPNDVHTFNSLLQYYDGEADMPGGLSRADYNADRWQSTRPYDRFWGRRKLASLGYQFQPDSQHKFNIQGFYTETLRSGYLEQGKRLTLSPRNYWVRGIEPRYSQSFMVGPSAHEVGVGYRYVSESTHEMRYYTATSSGQLPSSASPYDRDTRSGTEAHAWYLDDKIDIGNWTITPGMRFEHIESYQNNAIKGTHEEVSYNAPLPALNVLYHLTDSWNLYANTEGSFGTVQYSQIGKAVQSGNVEPEKARTWELGTRYDDGALTAEMGLFLINFNNQYDSNQTNDTVTARGKTRHTGLETQARYDLGTLTSTLDNVSVYASYAYVNAEIREKGDTYGNQVPFSPKHKGTLGVDYKPGSWTFNLNSDFQSSQFADNANTVKESADGSTGRIPGFMLWGARVAYDFGPQMADLNLAFGVKNIFDQAYFTRSYDDNNKGIYAGQPRTLYMQGSLKF, via the coding sequence ATGACGCCTTTACGCGTTTTTCGCAAAACAACACCTTTGGTTAACGCCATTCGCCTGAGCCTGCTGCCGCTGGCTGGGCTCTCGTTATCCGCTTTCGCAGCGCAGATTGATATTGCACCAGGCTCACTCGATAAAGCGCTAAACCAATATGCCGCACGCAGCGGAATTACCCTGTCTGTTGACGCCAGCCTGACGCGCGGCAAACAGAGTAACGGTCTTCACGGTGACTACGATGTTGAGAGTGGTTTGCAGCAGCTGCTGAACGGTAGCGGCCTGCAGGTGAAACCACTAGGTAATAACAGCTGGACACTGGAGCACGCACCAACACCGCAAGAAGATTCCCTGACCGTGGTGGGCGACTGGCTGGGCGATGCGCGCGAAAACGACGTATTCGAACATGCCGGCGCGCGTGACGTTATCCGCCGTGAAGATTTCGCCAAAACCGGCGCGACGACCATGCGCGAGGTGCTGAACCGCATTCCTGGCGTTACCGCCCCAGAAAACAACGGTACCGGTAGCCACGATCTGGCGATGAACTTTGGTATTCGCGGCCTGAACCCGCGCCTGGCCAGCCGTTCAACGGTACTGATGGACGGTATTCCGGTGCCGTTTGCCCCTTACGGCCAGCCGCAGCTTTCCCTGGCACCTGTTTCGCTCGGAAATATGGACGCCATCGATGTGGTGCGCGGCGGCGGTGCCGTACGTTACGGACCTCAGAGCGTGGGCGGCGTGGTGAACTTTGTCACCCGCGCCATTCCGCAAGACTTCGGTATCGAAGCCGGCATGGAAGGCCAGCTCAGCCCAACGTCCTCACAAAATAACCCAAAAGAGACACACAATCTGATGGTGGGCGGCACGGCGGATAACGGTTTTGGTACCGCCCTGCTTTACTCCGGCACCCGCGGCAGCGACTGGCGCGAGCACAGCGCGACGCGCATCGACGACCTGATGCTGAAAAGCAAATATGCGCCGAACGACGTGCATACTTTCAACAGCCTGCTGCAATACTACGACGGTGAAGCCGACATGCCCGGCGGCCTGTCGCGCGCGGATTACAACGCCGACCGCTGGCAGTCCACGCGCCCTTACGATCGCTTCTGGGGGCGCCGCAAGCTGGCAAGCCTCGGCTATCAGTTTCAGCCGGACAGCCAGCATAAATTCAATATTCAGGGCTTCTACACCGAAACCCTGCGTAGCGGCTACCTGGAACAGGGCAAACGCCTCACCCTTTCACCGCGTAACTACTGGGTACGCGGCATTGAACCGCGCTACAGTCAGAGCTTTATGGTGGGTCCTTCCGCGCACGAAGTGGGCGTGGGATACCGCTATGTGAGCGAGTCGACGCATGAAATGCGTTACTACACCGCCACCAGCAGCGGACAACTCCCGTCCAGCGCTAGCCCATACGATCGCGACACCCGTTCCGGCACCGAAGCGCACGCCTGGTATCTGGATGACAAAATCGACATTGGCAACTGGACTATCACACCGGGTATGCGCTTTGAACATATCGAGTCATACCAGAACAACGCCATCAAAGGCACACATGAAGAAGTGAGTTACAACGCCCCACTTCCGGCGCTAAACGTGCTTTATCACCTGACTGATAGCTGGAATCTTTATGCAAACACTGAAGGCTCATTCGGCACCGTACAGTACAGCCAAATTGGCAAGGCTGTGCAAAGCGGCAATGTGGAACCGGAAAAAGCGCGAACCTGGGAGCTCGGAACCCGATACGACGATGGCGCGCTGACCGCGGAAATGGGGCTGTTCCTGATTAACTTTAATAATCAGTACGACTCCAACCAGACCAACGACACCGTAACCGCACGGGGTAAAACGCGCCATACCGGGCTGGAAACCCAGGCCCGCTATGACCTCGGCACGCTGACGTCAACGCTCGACAACGTTTCGGTCTACGCAAGCTATGCGTATGTGAACGCCGAGATCCGCGAGAAAGGCGACACCTACGGCAACCAGGTGCCGTTCTCCCCGAAACACAAAGGCACATTGGGCGTGGACTATAAACCGGGTAGCTGGACGTTCAACCTGAATAGCGATTTCCAGTCCAGCCAGTTTGCGGATAACGCCAACACCGTGAAAGAGAGCGCCGACGGCAGTACTGGTCGCATCCCTGGCTTTATGCTCTGGGGCGCACGCGTAGCTTATGATTTTGGTCCGCAAATGGCAGACCTGAACCTGGCGTTCGGCGTGAAGAATATCTTCGACCAGGCGTACTTCACCCGCTCTTATGACGACAACAACAAAGGCATCTACGCAGGCCAGCCGCGCACGCTGTATATGCAGGGGTCGTTGAAGTTCTAA